In Bacteroidales bacterium, the following are encoded in one genomic region:
- a CDS encoding pentapeptide repeat-containing protein translates to MLNTKSIGNKIAEARKKINISQAQLAERLFISAQAVGKWERGESMPDIITFNRLAEILGVDLNYFSESLQSAATETAPAEPAAEIHSAKQDKKPGWDMSRGNWTDADFSGLKNLHDKFSSSNMLRCLFIGSDLSGLLLKSNNVEGCDFSGSNLSRSHIRKSNLGNNLFRDCKLQETEFSDSNIGGCDFSGADFTGAMFKSGNLQKNTIENVIWNRSSFIGMAIDDTVFEGTIEDCCFENCAFYRVTFRDAMLINTFFKNKSLKHLKFVDCKSDRITYAFLKNGRADLTGITLVT, encoded by the coding sequence ATGTTAAATACAAAGAGCATCGGCAATAAAATTGCAGAAGCACGAAAGAAAATAAATATATCACAGGCACAGCTTGCCGAACGTTTATTCATAAGCGCTCAGGCAGTAGGGAAATGGGAGCGCGGCGAATCGATGCCCGACATCATTACTTTTAACCGCCTTGCCGAAATACTGGGTGTCGACCTGAACTACTTTTCCGAAAGCCTGCAATCGGCAGCCACCGAAACTGCACCGGCTGAGCCTGCGGCTGAAATACACTCAGCAAAGCAGGATAAAAAGCCCGGCTGGGATATGTCGCGCGGGAACTGGACCGATGCCGATTTTTCAGGTTTAAAGAACCTGCACGATAAATTCAGTTCGTCCAACATGTTGCGCTGCCTGTTCATTGGTTCGGATCTGTCGGGGCTACTGTTAAAAAGCAATAATGTTGAAGGCTGCGATTTCTCAGGCTCCAACCTTAGCAGGAGCCATATCAGGAAATCAAACTTGGGCAACAACCTGTTCAGGGACTGTAAACTGCAAGAGACCGAATTTTCGGATAGCAACATTGGCGGCTGCGATTTCTCAGGCGCCGATTTTACAGGGGCAATGTTCAAATCGGGCAACTTACAGAAAAATACCATTGAAAACGTAATATGGAACCGCAGCTCATTTATTGGAATGGCGATTGACGATACGGTTTTCGAAGGTACTATAGAGGATTGTTGTTTTGAGAACTGCGCCTTTTACAGGGTAACATTTCGTGATGCAATGCTTATTAACACATTCTTTAAGAACAAAAGTCTGAAACACTTAAAGTTTGTCGACTGTAAGTCCGACCGTATCACCTACGCATTCCTGAAGAACGGAAGAGCCGATTTAACCGGTATTACATTAGTAACATAA
- a CDS encoding beta-ketoacyl-ACP synthase III, giving the protein MSKIRAAITGIQGALPEYILTNDELSQMVDTSDEWIMTRIGIKERRIIKEAGKGTSDIGAEAVKKLLEKTNTKPEEIDLLICATVTPDMQFPATANIISDKVGIKNAFSFDLNAGCSGFLYALHTASKFVECGSNKKVVVVGAEKMSSIVDYTDRATCPIFGDGAGAVLLEPTMEDLGVMDSMLQVDGIGRIHLHQKAGGSVKPASHETINAREHFIYQEGQPVFKWAVSKMADVSVDIMKRNNLTSDDIAWLVPHQANLRIIEATGNRMKLPKEKVMINIEKFGNTTSATIPLCLWEWESKLKKGDNLILAAFGAGFTWGAIYLKWAYDPK; this is encoded by the coding sequence ATGTCAAAAATCAGGGCAGCAATAACAGGTATTCAAGGAGCATTGCCTGAATATATTCTGACAAATGATGAATTAAGCCAAATGGTTGATACATCTGATGAATGGATAATGACCCGTATAGGTATTAAAGAAAGAAGGATAATAAAGGAAGCAGGGAAAGGAACTTCTGATATTGGCGCCGAAGCTGTAAAAAAACTTTTAGAAAAAACAAATACTAAGCCTGAGGAAATAGATCTTTTAATTTGCGCAACAGTTACACCTGATATGCAATTTCCGGCAACAGCTAATATTATCAGCGATAAAGTCGGAATAAAAAATGCATTCAGCTTCGATTTGAATGCAGGTTGTTCAGGGTTTTTATATGCACTCCATACTGCCTCAAAATTCGTTGAATGTGGTTCAAATAAAAAAGTGGTGGTGGTGGGCGCCGAAAAAATGTCCTCAATAGTTGATTATACCGACAGGGCCACCTGCCCTATTTTTGGTGATGGCGCAGGAGCTGTACTGCTTGAACCTACAATGGAAGATCTTGGTGTAATGGATTCTATGCTTCAGGTTGATGGTATAGGTCGAATTCATTTACATCAAAAAGCCGGAGGTTCGGTAAAACCTGCTTCACACGAAACCATTAATGCCCGCGAACATTTCATTTACCAGGAAGGTCAGCCTGTTTTCAAATGGGCTGTTTCGAAAATGGCGGATGTTTCAGTTGATATAATGAAACGTAATAATCTTACTTCCGATGATATTGCATGGTTAGTACCTCATCAGGCAAATTTGCGTATTATTGAAGCAACCGGTAACCGCATGAAACTTCCGAAAGAAAAAGTAATGATCAATATTGAAAAATTTGGAAACACCACATCTGCAACAATTCCTTTATGTTTGTGGGAATGGGAATCCAAACTAAAAAAAGGCGATAATTTAATATTAGCAGCCTTTGGCGCAGGATTTACCTGGGGTGCAATTTACCTGAAATGGGCTTATGATCCGAAATAA
- the plsX gene encoding phosphate acyltransferase PlsX codes for MKIGIDIMGGDFAPQATIDGAILALKELPKDVRICLFGNEKTILSALAERKVNAADFDIFHASDVIEMGEHPTKAFSQKPLSSIALGFEMLKKQKIDAFAGAGNSGAMLVGSIYSTEPIKGIIRPCISTMIPKEEKGIGIMLDSGVNSDCKPDMLYQFGILGSLYAQYVYNIHNPKVGLLNIGEEAEKGNLLAQSAFKLMKDTKDFNFIGNIEARDLFKDKVDVIVCDGFTGNIILKHTESMYRLFVKKGFKGDFIDRFNYENYGGTPILGINGTVVVGHGISNDKAIKNMILLTKEVHEAQLYKKIKTAIDSYTQCKKNECNR; via the coding sequence ATGAAAATCGGGATTGATATTATGGGCGGCGATTTCGCCCCTCAGGCAACTATAGACGGCGCTATTTTAGCCCTCAAAGAATTGCCTAAGGATGTACGTATTTGTCTTTTTGGTAATGAAAAAACCATCCTATCAGCGCTTGCTGAAAGAAAAGTCAATGCTGCTGACTTTGATATTTTCCATGCTTCCGATGTAATAGAAATGGGGGAACATCCCACTAAAGCATTTTCACAAAAACCATTATCAAGTATTGCACTTGGGTTTGAAATGCTGAAAAAGCAAAAAATTGATGCTTTTGCGGGAGCCGGGAATTCAGGCGCTATGCTTGTTGGTTCAATATATAGCACGGAACCGATTAAAGGAATTATCCGTCCTTGTATTTCTACCATGATACCTAAAGAAGAAAAAGGTATTGGGATCATGCTTGATTCAGGGGTCAATTCCGATTGCAAACCCGATATGTTATACCAATTCGGAATTTTAGGTTCTCTTTATGCACAATATGTATACAATATTCACAATCCAAAAGTAGGACTTTTAAATATTGGAGAAGAAGCAGAAAAAGGCAACTTACTTGCACAATCTGCTTTTAAACTGATGAAAGATACCAAAGATTTTAATTTTATTGGGAATATAGAAGCACGCGATCTCTTCAAAGATAAAGTGGATGTTATCGTTTGCGATGGGTTTACGGGAAATATTATACTGAAACATACCGAATCGATGTATCGTTTGTTCGTGAAAAAAGGATTTAAAGGTGATTTTATTGATCGGTTCAATTATGAGAATTATGGAGGAACTCCTATTCTTGGAATTAATGGTACCGTTGTGGTTGGTCACGGGATATCCAATGATAAAGCAATTAAAAATATGATCCTTCTTACTAAAGAGGTTCATGAAGCACAATTATATAAAAAAATAAAAACTGCAATTGACAGTTATACCCAGTGCAAGAAAAATGAATGCAATCGCTGA
- the rpmF gene encoding 50S ribosomal protein L32: MPNPKHKHSKTRRDKRRTHDKAVVPTTVVCSNCGAAVLYHRVCSECGYYKGKLAIEKKEATA, translated from the coding sequence ATGCCAAATCCGAAACATAAACACTCGAAGACAAGAAGAGACAAAAGAAGAACGCATGATAAAGCAGTTGTTCCTACTACAGTTGTTTGTTCAAACTGTGGCGCAGCTGTTCTGTATCACAGAGTATGCAGCGAATGCGGCTACTATAAAGGCAAACTCGCCATCGAGAAAAAAGAAGCTACTGCATAA
- a CDS encoding DUF177 domain-containing protein: MYDFKFDINEKFFDHFEESEVKHGKLNVLVELNKQPRMFILNFKITGTVKLICDRCLDDFDLDIDTENRLIVKISNDTKEETDEIISISESEHSINAAQYIYEFIHLALPSKRTHPENKKGKSGCNKDVLKKLEEHKSKENIKTEIDPRWESLKKIKFN, from the coding sequence ATGTATGATTTTAAATTCGATATTAATGAAAAGTTCTTTGATCATTTTGAAGAATCTGAAGTAAAGCATGGAAAATTAAATGTGCTTGTTGAGTTGAATAAACAGCCTCGTATGTTTATTCTGAATTTTAAAATCACAGGAACGGTAAAACTTATATGCGACAGGTGTTTGGATGATTTCGATTTGGATATCGATACCGAAAACCGGTTGATAGTAAAAATAAGTAATGATACCAAGGAGGAAACAGATGAAATCATTTCGATTTCTGAGTCTGAACATTCAATCAATGCAGCGCAATATATTTACGAATTCATCCACCTGGCTTTACCTTCAAAAAGAACACATCCCGAAAATAAAAAAGGGAAAAGTGGTTGCAATAAAGATGTTTTAAAAAAGCTAGAAGAACATAAGAGTAAAGAGAATATTAAAACAGAAATTGATCCCCGATGGGAATCGTTGAAAAAAATAAAATTTAATTAA
- a CDS encoding FAD-dependent oxidoreductase, whose protein sequence is MHKIEKHPIISIEQHEKHVFQYNGKEIIGEKGFTIAAALHQAGFPIHSHSLANRERSLECGIGKCGACEMLVDGKIKRICITTCDEVKTVEEIPNGYVPKPTDYLSKDALKVYKTSVVIIGAGPAGLACREILNESKVSNIVVDSNAKIGGQFNMQTHQFFFFEKEKKYGGMRGFEIAKILAGDDHTGIFLDCTVWDIFENNRIAVKNMKTQEIFYIDCEYFVVAAGAVPFLPSFHNDDLPGVYTAAVIQKMMNTELTLLGKNILTVGAGNIGYLTSYQLTQAGAKVKAIVEALPHEGGFPVQANRVRRLGIPVILSHLIIEAIPNKNHDGITGAVIVEAKNFKPVPGTEKIIEGIDAINICTGLIPDNDLLIKGREMFGRKCFGAGDAIRIGEGTSAVLRGKQVAYEILDTMSKNYNYEAYLTVSKEYFDSQQHPEKIIEEPYMPSKERMEKPFVQIDCLYGFSCNPCAFACPHGAITKSSTSTVPQIDFEKCIGCMDCVYQCPGLAIFGYNLNKETLFLPVELDVKEGSDVFLVDNYANKIGEGKIDKILKKKNLTNIARVKSQGIPKEELVKVRGFVVKENYPEKLNLKSHKEKTDDEIYMCHCDDVTLADVMKVIGDRKYISIEEIKHTTHLGMGPCRGKRCLLRLRLLLRPKGVTLIGHPTPRAPLSNQITIGELYPTNKHEKVITNIHNQKPKVVEVKSFVAGGGIGGSSLFRYLAEEGKAPVLINFGFGSSWRNIAGGRPQFSLPELTDISRHNLELFKNLSKNHEIDFRLTNYITFAHDEEMLKTLEDSLAWQKGVMLKPNQFRTEISPYYNASNSKYLAALKTGDCWQATPGKVIEALRQIAISKGGTLLENCELIDVEKKDSVYKIIVKTNENEYIEYRTEIFINALGGNGDKFAKKLGIETGLYPVKHQAFITRRLPMLGLNGSSLDMLIDRRKYKGFIAVYGQQLADTGQIIGCASPQIEPGETGKDLKYNSENFIEIVSEIFTDWIPEISAVGFQALWSGYYTEPRMIIDTHLGLFLGLRGQGFMLGQYLGKMYVDKLMGRETPTYFKELEINGSALLEKAFK, encoded by the coding sequence ATGCATAAGATAGAAAAACATCCCATTATTTCAATCGAACAACATGAGAAACATGTTTTTCAATATAATGGAAAAGAAATTATTGGAGAAAAAGGATTTACCATTGCAGCTGCTTTACACCAGGCTGGTTTTCCCATTCACTCTCACAGTCTTGCCAACAGGGAAAGAAGTCTTGAATGCGGCATTGGAAAATGCGGCGCCTGCGAAATGCTTGTTGATGGAAAGATTAAAAGGATCTGCATCACAACATGTGATGAAGTAAAAACCGTTGAGGAAATTCCAAATGGCTATGTTCCTAAGCCTACCGACTATTTATCAAAAGATGCATTAAAAGTTTATAAAACCTCTGTTGTAATTATTGGTGCCGGACCAGCAGGTTTAGCTTGTCGTGAAATACTTAATGAATCCAAAGTTTCAAATATTGTTGTCGACAGCAATGCTAAAATTGGCGGACAGTTCAATATGCAAACACATCAATTCTTTTTCTTTGAGAAAGAAAAGAAATATGGTGGTATGAGAGGATTCGAGATCGCAAAAATTCTTGCCGGTGATGACCATACCGGAATATTCCTTGACTGTACGGTTTGGGATATTTTCGAGAATAACCGCATCGCAGTGAAAAATATGAAAACACAGGAAATATTCTATATCGACTGTGAATATTTTGTGGTAGCTGCAGGAGCTGTTCCATTCCTTCCAAGCTTCCACAACGATGATCTACCGGGCGTTTACACCGCTGCCGTTATTCAGAAAATGATGAATACCGAGCTGACCTTACTCGGGAAAAATATTCTTACTGTGGGTGCAGGAAACATTGGTTACCTTACCAGTTACCAGCTAACCCAGGCAGGTGCTAAGGTTAAAGCCATAGTTGAAGCATTACCGCACGAAGGTGGATTCCCTGTACAGGCAAACAGGGTAAGAAGATTAGGCATTCCTGTTATTCTTTCACATTTGATTATTGAAGCTATTCCAAACAAAAATCATGACGGTATTACCGGGGCTGTAATTGTTGAAGCAAAGAATTTCAAACCGGTTCCGGGTACTGAGAAAATAATCGAAGGAATTGATGCTATAAATATTTGTACCGGGTTGATCCCCGACAACGACCTATTGATAAAGGGTCGTGAAATGTTCGGAAGAAAATGCTTCGGCGCAGGTGATGCGATCCGCATTGGCGAAGGCACAAGTGCCGTACTCAGGGGCAAACAGGTTGCCTACGAAATTCTTGATACCATGAGTAAGAATTATAATTATGAAGCATACTTAACCGTTTCAAAAGAATATTTCGATTCGCAACAGCATCCTGAAAAAATAATCGAAGAACCATATATGCCCTCAAAAGAAAGAATGGAAAAACCATTCGTACAAATTGATTGTCTGTATGGCTTTTCATGCAACCCCTGTGCATTCGCCTGTCCACACGGAGCTATTACCAAATCTTCTACAAGCACTGTTCCTCAGATTGACTTTGAAAAATGTATCGGATGTATGGATTGCGTTTATCAATGCCCGGGGTTAGCAATTTTTGGATACAACTTAAACAAAGAAACCCTTTTCCTTCCTGTTGAATTGGATGTTAAAGAAGGTTCTGATGTTTTCCTTGTTGACAATTACGCAAATAAAATAGGTGAAGGAAAAATCGATAAAATTTTAAAGAAGAAAAACCTTACTAACATTGCACGTGTAAAATCACAAGGAATTCCGAAAGAAGAATTGGTTAAGGTTCGCGGATTTGTTGTTAAGGAAAATTATCCTGAAAAACTTAATCTCAAATCGCATAAAGAAAAAACCGATGATGAAATTTACATGTGCCATTGTGATGATGTTACTTTGGCTGATGTGATGAAAGTGATCGGTGACAGAAAATACATTTCCATTGAAGAAATAAAACATACTACTCATTTGGGAATGGGTCCATGCCGCGGGAAAAGATGTCTTCTTCGTTTGCGATTATTATTAAGACCAAAAGGCGTTACTCTTATCGGTCACCCAACTCCACGTGCTCCTTTATCTAATCAGATCACGATTGGAGAACTTTATCCAACCAATAAACATGAAAAGGTAATTACCAATATTCATAATCAGAAACCTAAAGTAGTAGAAGTAAAATCATTTGTTGCAGGTGGAGGTATTGGGGGAAGTTCATTGTTCAGATATCTTGCAGAAGAAGGGAAAGCCCCTGTATTGATTAATTTTGGGTTTGGCTCATCATGGCGTAATATTGCCGGAGGACGCCCACAGTTCAGCCTTCCTGAACTTACAGATATCTCAAGGCATAATTTGGAATTATTTAAAAACCTCAGCAAAAATCACGAAATAGATTTTCGATTAACAAATTATATCACTTTTGCTCATGATGAGGAAATGCTGAAAACACTGGAAGATTCTTTAGCATGGCAGAAAGGAGTTATGCTAAAACCAAATCAGTTCCGTACAGAAATCTCTCCTTATTATAATGCTTCTAACTCAAAATATCTTGCTGCTCTAAAAACCGGCGATTGCTGGCAGGCTACACCGGGTAAGGTAATCGAAGCTTTACGCCAGATTGCGATTAGCAAAGGAGGAACACTCCTTGAAAACTGTGAATTAATTGATGTTGAGAAAAAAGATTCTGTTTATAAAATTATTGTCAAGACCAACGAAAACGAATATATCGAGTATCGCACCGAAATATTCATTAATGCATTGGGAGGAAATGGCGATAAGTTTGCAAAAAAATTAGGTATCGAAACAGGACTTTACCCGGTTAAACACCAGGCATTTATTACAAGAAGGTTGCCTATGCTGGGATTAAACGGAAGTTCTTTGGATATGTTGATCGACAGAAGAAAATACAAGGGATTTATTGCTGTTTACGGTCAGCAGCTTGCTGATACAGGTCAAATCATTGGTTGTGCTTCCCCACAAATTGAACCGGGTGAAACAGGTAAAGATTTAAAATACAATTCCGAAAACTTTATAGAAATTGTGTCCGAAATATTTACCGATTGGATTCCCGAAATTTCAGCTGTCGGATTCCAGGCATTGTGGTCGGGATATTACACCGAACCAAGAATGATCATAGATACCCATCTTGGACTATTCTTAGGGCTTAGAGGTCAGGGATTTATGTTGGGTCAATACCTGGGTAAAATGTATGTTGATAAATTGATGGGACGAGAAACACCAACATATTTTAAAGAATTGGAAATTAATGGAAGTGCGCTTCTTGAAAAAGCTTTTAAATAA
- a CDS encoding proline dehydrogenase family protein, whose translation MFNKMIAAMLPYMPQQFVWVFSKRYVAGKTLNEAIGYCKDLNAQGIKITIDILGEFIKNLDEAEQNKNEYLEVIETIQKNKIDGNYSLKPTMFGLLIDKEVCYKHIREVVKKAAEYDNFVRVDMEDTQCTDIEIELFRKLKKEFPKNVGLVVQAYLKRTLSDVTNLLDVNTPEIPLNFRLCKGIYNEPKELAFKHYEEINQHYLEDLEFMFKNKIYVGIATHDKPLVDGAYKLIEKYNVPKNMYEFQMLLGVTPDLRKSITDKGHTMRVYVPFGIKWFAYCTRRLKENPKMAGLIIKALFKRG comes from the coding sequence ATGTTCAACAAAATGATTGCAGCAATGCTTCCTTACATGCCCCAGCAGTTTGTATGGGTGTTCTCAAAAAGATATGTAGCAGGGAAAACTCTCAATGAAGCTATCGGCTATTGTAAAGACTTAAACGCACAGGGCATAAAAATAACGATAGATATACTCGGCGAATTTATTAAGAACCTTGATGAAGCTGAACAAAACAAAAATGAATATCTTGAAGTAATAGAAACGATACAGAAGAATAAAATTGATGGGAATTATTCATTAAAACCTACAATGTTCGGACTTTTAATTGATAAAGAAGTTTGTTATAAACATATTCGTGAAGTTGTAAAAAAAGCAGCCGAATATGATAACTTTGTCAGAGTTGATATGGAAGACACACAATGTACCGATATAGAAATTGAATTATTTAGAAAACTGAAAAAGGAATTTCCAAAGAATGTTGGTCTGGTTGTTCAGGCTTATCTGAAAAGAACATTATCAGATGTTACCAATCTTTTAGATGTTAACACTCCCGAAATTCCTTTGAATTTCAGGCTTTGCAAAGGAATTTATAATGAACCAAAAGAATTGGCTTTTAAACATTATGAAGAAATAAACCAGCATTATCTTGAAGATCTTGAGTTTATGTTTAAAAATAAAATCTATGTTGGTATCGCTACCCACGATAAACCTTTAGTTGACGGAGCATATAAGCTAATCGAAAAATATAATGTGCCAAAAAATATGTACGAATTCCAAATGCTTCTTGGCGTTACTCCCGATCTCAGAAAATCCATAACCGACAAGGGTCATACCATGCGCGTTTATGTTCCTTTCGGAATCAAATGGTTTGCATATTGCACCAGGCGACTAAAGGAAAATCCTAAAATGGCTGGATTAATCATTAAAGCGCTTTTTAAAAGAGGTTAA
- a CDS encoding efflux RND transporter periplasmic adaptor subunit, which yields MKNNIIAIMLFGILFATACGNGSKKSEEESETLPENTCEMNEEQYKLAGIELGNVEQKNIGSVLKLSGIINVPPQNLVTVSAPLGGYIKSTDLLQGSPVKKGQVLAVIENPEFIELQQNYLESKSQLEYSETEYQRQKELYEGNVNSAKTYQQSLSEYKTLKAKVNAYEQKLALIGISVGQLKDDKITSSVNLVSPINGYIKTVNVNVGKYVEATDIVFEIINNDKLTLELTMFEKDLEKIKEGQDIEFKTTNNNDISYKATVYRVGKAINDDKTVKVYATVDGDAKDLIAGMYVSAQVETGEELVDALPTDAIVSFDDKDYIFISKGKRNEEGKTVNDFLMVEITKGTSAGGFTQVTLPEKISKTDKTIVIKGAYALLAALKNAGEMSC from the coding sequence ATGAAAAATAATATAATTGCCATTATGCTTTTTGGAATTCTGTTTGCCACTGCATGTGGAAATGGCAGTAAAAAAAGTGAAGAAGAAAGTGAAACACTTCCCGAAAACACTTGTGAAATGAACGAAGAGCAATACAAACTTGCCGGGATAGAACTGGGAAATGTAGAACAAAAAAATATCGGAAGCGTTTTAAAACTCAGCGGAATTATTAATGTTCCGCCACAAAACCTGGTTACAGTTTCAGCACCATTGGGCGGATATATCAAAAGCACCGACCTGTTGCAAGGCAGTCCCGTAAAAAAAGGTCAGGTACTTGCAGTTATTGAAAATCCCGAATTTATTGAACTTCAGCAAAACTACCTTGAAAGTAAAAGCCAGCTCGAATATTCTGAAACCGAATACCAGCGCCAGAAAGAACTTTATGAAGGAAATGTAAATTCAGCTAAAACTTACCAGCAGTCACTTTCAGAATATAAAACATTAAAAGCAAAAGTAAATGCATATGAGCAAAAGCTTGCCCTTATTGGTATTTCAGTTGGTCAACTGAAAGATGACAAAATTACAAGTTCGGTAAATTTAGTTTCCCCTATAAACGGATATATTAAAACCGTAAATGTGAATGTGGGAAAATATGTTGAAGCAACAGATATTGTTTTTGAAATTATCAACAACGATAAGCTTACACTGGAACTGACCATGTTCGAGAAAGATCTGGAAAAAATAAAAGAAGGACAGGATATCGAATTCAAAACCACCAACAATAACGACATTTCTTACAAAGCCACCGTTTACCGCGTAGGTAAAGCAATCAATGATGATAAAACCGTTAAAGTATACGCAACAGTTGATGGCGATGCTAAAGATTTGATTGCCGGAATGTATGTATCGGCACAGGTTGAAACCGGTGAAGAGTTGGTTGATGCGCTTCCTACCGATGCTATTGTTTCGTTTGATGATAAAGATTATATTTTCATTTCAAAAGGAAAAAGAAATGAAGAAGGTAAAACAGTCAATGATTTCCTGATGGTAGAAATCACAAAAGGAACAAGCGCAGGTGGATTTACCCAGGTAACCCTTCCTGAAAAAATTTCTAAAACCGATAAAACCATTGTTATTAAAGGAGCTTATGCATTACTTGCCGCATTAAAAAATGCCGGGGAAATGAGTTGTTAA